The DNA sequence GCCTTTCGGAATCCGGCCGCCCAGGGCGTGGAACTTGTCCGGGTTCTTCAGGAACTCCACGATCTCCTGCAGGTCGCGCTTGGCTTCGAGTACGCCGGCCACGTCGGCGAAGGTGATGGAGGGCCGGTCTTCCACGATCATCTTGGCCCGGCTCTTTCCGAAGGAGAACATGCCGCGCTGGCCTGACTGCATCTGGCGCAGGATGAAGATCCAGAACCCGATGAGCAGCAGCCAGGGCAGGGCAGCGATGAGGTAGCCCACCCAGTTGGTGGCCTCCGGTTCGGCCGTGACCATGACATTTTTGGCCATGAGATCGGCCACCAGCTCCGGGTCGTCGAAGGGGATGTATACCTTGAACTCACGAAGGCTCTGGTTCGCGCCTTCGACTACGGTCGACGAGTTCTGTCGCAGCGTGCCCGTGATCAGCTTCTCGGTGATGGTGACCTGCTCGATATTGTCGGCTTCTAGGAACTGCTGGAACTGCGTGTACGATACCGTTACCGCGTTATCGCCCCGCCTGGGCAGGAATTGCGCGGCCATCAGGAAGAACAGGAAGAGCACGAGCCAGATCAGGATCGAGCGGTTCTTCCTCGTCTTGTCGGGCGGTGGCTGCCGGTCGTTTCTGGGGTGGGGCTGTCGTTGGTCCGGGGGCGGGTGCTGATTTCGATCCTGCGGTGGTTGGGACATGACTTGTTGAAGACCTCGGTTCGTTCGGGGGTTGGTCGGCGAATTCAGAAACTGGTGCAGATCGGAGCGGCGACGATCAGGTGGCGGAGATCCAGGCCGCCTTCGGCAGGCAAATGCGACCAGTCCCTGAACATGCTCCGCAGCTTGCTTCGCGCTTCCGAGAGCCTGCGCTTCACGGTGCCCACCGGGACGTTCATCCGCGAGCTGACCTCGTCACAGGAATAACCGGTGAAATAGTACATTGCGACGGTCCGGCCGAGTGCGTGCGACAATGTCGCTACGGCTTTCCGCACGCTGCGGCGCTTTGCCCGGTCCAGGTGCTCATCGCCCGGCCAGACGCTTACGGCGCCTTCCTCCGGCTGGACCTCCGTCCAGGCCAATTCCCGGTGCTTCCGGTCCCCCACGTGGGCGAGGCACCGGTTACGCGCAATGGCGCGCAGCCACTGCGGAAACCGCTCCGGGTCGCGCAGGGACGACAGCCGCTGGTAAACGGAAAGCCAGATATCCTGTACGATATCCTGCCTGTCCTGGCGGTTCGTAACCATGGCACCTACGATACGCCTGATCTCGCGGTCGTACCGCTTCATCAGCTTCTCGAATTCGTCCGAACAGCCGTTCAGCACGCTTTCGATGAGGAGTCCGTCGGCCGTGTGTGCCATTTCATGCATCCCGCATTTTGGGCTCGAGTACATGTGGAGCGAGGGTAGCGCTGTCGATACCGTCTACTATACTAAGAGGCTCCGGAACGTAAAATGGTTCGGTTTTTTTCGCACCGTTCCAACCCACCGGTAATATACCCGTTAGACGCTTCCTCGTCAAG is a window from the Gemmatimonadota bacterium genome containing:
- a CDS encoding sigma-70 family RNA polymerase sigma factor; the encoded protein is MAHTADGLLIESVLNGCSDEFEKLMKRYDREIRRIVGAMVTNRQDRQDIVQDIWLSVYQRLSSLRDPERFPQWLRAIARNRCLAHVGDRKHRELAWTEVQPEEGAVSVWPGDEHLDRAKRRSVRKAVATLSHALGRTVAMYYFTGYSCDEVSSRMNVPVGTVKRRLSEARSKLRSMFRDWSHLPAEGGLDLRHLIVAAPICTSF